A window of Prolixibacter sp. SD074 contains these coding sequences:
- a CDS encoding DUF6261 family protein, protein MDKMNHLSSSALVAETADIAKNVAIATQNAALTDDYLTTKNTLLKTNAATMVKGIGTKRGKELKDELDASDARRDALFSALMYFLKGYLRWDKEPTAGAAGRILTIVKSHDEDIPRLSIENESAMLESILESFTSEEAVQAITTLNLTELVADLRSEQGHLSDVYQQSAKLESEKPEVIAPSNIKRETLAIINDMIDYLTAMNKANNAVYGALTANVAELVNSLNIKIRTRYTSSTTSTENS, encoded by the coding sequence ATGGATAAAATGAATCATTTATCATCGTCGGCCTTAGTAGCCGAAACAGCTGATATCGCCAAGAATGTAGCTATTGCAACGCAAAACGCTGCACTAACAGACGACTATCTGACCACTAAAAACACACTGCTAAAAACAAATGCAGCCACAATGGTGAAAGGGATAGGGACAAAACGAGGAAAAGAACTGAAAGACGAATTAGATGCCTCCGACGCCCGCAGGGATGCTTTGTTTTCTGCTTTGATGTATTTTCTAAAGGGGTATCTGCGCTGGGACAAAGAACCAACAGCAGGAGCCGCCGGACGGATACTTACCATTGTTAAATCGCATGACGAGGATATTCCCCGCCTGAGTATCGAAAATGAGAGCGCTATGCTCGAATCCATCCTTGAGTCATTTACCAGCGAAGAAGCAGTACAGGCTATCACTACGCTTAATTTAACCGAGCTGGTGGCTGACCTCCGAAGCGAGCAGGGACACTTGAGCGACGTTTACCAGCAATCGGCCAAACTCGAATCAGAAAAACCGGAAGTGATCGCACCGTCGAATATCAAGCGTGAAACATTGGCGATAATAAACGACATGATCGACTATCTGACTGCCATGAATAAAGCCAATAATGCGGTTTACGGTGCACTGACAGCCAATGTTGCCGAGCTCGTCAACTCGTTAAACATTAAAATTCGTACGCGATATACATCATCGACTACGTCCACAGAGAATAGTTAA
- a CDS encoding transposase — translation MSTYTQILYQIVFSTKFREPTMAQDGQQRLYQFIAGILKTKKCHLYQINGVENHLHIITDIHPMLGPAQLVKDIKLATTAFLKETEIFPSFRGWQCGYGAFTYSITAKERLIAYVKNQKEHHRVKNFR, via the coding sequence ATGAGTACATATACCCAAATCCTTTACCAAATCGTCTTTTCGACCAAGTTTCGCGAGCCGACCATGGCTCAGGATGGCCAGCAAAGACTCTATCAGTTCATCGCTGGTATACTGAAGACTAAAAAGTGTCATTTGTATCAGATAAACGGTGTTGAGAATCATCTGCACATTATAACGGATATTCATCCGATGTTGGGACCTGCCCAGTTGGTAAAGGATATCAAGTTAGCAACGACGGCTTTTCTGAAAGAGACAGAGATATTCCCGTCTTTTCGGGGGTGGCAATGTGGTTACGGAGCTTTTACGTATTCAATCACGGCGAAAGAGCGCTTGATAGCTTATGTGAAAAATCAGAAAGAGCATCACCGGGTGAAGAATTTCCGGTAG